Within the Pelagovum pacificum genome, the region GACGCCGAAGCCGTTGCAGGGCGATACGCAACACGATCTTGCCCGAGCGCGCGGACCAGCCCATCCGACGCTCCGCCTCTTCCATACCTTCGAGGTAGCAACAGCAGCGCAGCGCCACATCGCTGAGGCCGGGGCCGAGGTCCTCGAACGCAGCCTCGACCCGGGCACGGGCGGCTGTAGCGGGGGTATCCGCAGTCGTGTCATTGCTCGCCGCCATCCGGGAGAGTTCGTAATCCTCGCGCAGCCGCTCGCCGGCCCGCACGAGATCGCGGTCGAGGAACGGGCCACCGTCCCGGTCCCGGCGCCGCGAGAGGCCGACAAGCGGGCTTTCGGGCAGCGAGATCGGCGTCGCATCCCGGTGCTGCCGCCGCGCGGAGCGGAACGGACCGGACGAAACCACTTCCGAACGGTCGCGCGCGCGGTTCTCGCGGGCGGCGATCATCTCGCGCAGCGCGGTGCGCCCGCTCGCCGTGATCCGGTAGCGGGCAATGCGGGCGGCGGGTGCGCCGCTTTCGATCCATTCGTTGAGGGCGAGCACTTGCGCGATGGGGGCATCCACGACGGCGAGCCGGTCCGTATCGCCGTCGGCGAGGTCGCGCACGACCACCGCCCGGTCCATCTCCCGCGCAACGGCCAGAACGGCGCCCTGCTCCGCAAGACGGCGCAGAACGCGCGCCGCCTCGGTCTCGACCGTGTCGAGATCGGGCAGATCGGGGTCCAGCTTATCCACAGGAAGACCAACCACCGCCGAAAGCCGCTTCAGCGCGCTGTCGACAAGGGGATCGTCCCGCCGGTTCTCCAGCTTGCGGACCTGCCGCAGCACTGTCGAGGCATGGACGTCCTGCTGCCGCGCCAGCGCGCGGATCGGCGTGCCGGCTTCTGTGTGGGCCAGGTAGTGCCGCACCGGATCGGGCACCCAGTCCGGCAAGTCACTGCTATGACTTATCTTGTCTGCAACCGGTCCGATCATCTGTGACTCCGCCCGTATTAACCGCGAGGCGCCGAGTCCGACCTTGACAGGCCCGACCGGCGGGCACAGCCATGGGTTGTAATTCTTACCCAAGTCTTAACGGACCGTCTGCGTCAACCCATTGTTCATATTAGGTAAACAGTTCCTTCCACAGCGTTCTCCCCAGCTTGTCCACAGGCAACACTCGCTAAGGTTGCGTATGGTGAGGCCAGTCGATCTGGAAGGAGATTCCCATGCAGGACCTTTTGTCGATGGCGCGATCGCTGCGGCGGCCGGCGCTTCTGGTGCGGGCGGCCGCCTGCGGTCAGGACGATTACGATCGTGACACCCACCTGCCCCGCATCCTCGGCTGCGCGACCGCGCCGAAGTCCGGCGAGGCGCTGGTCAAGCTGCTGGATGCGGAGGACGAGGTGAACGCGCGGCGCCTGACCGGCGATGCCGGATGGTCCGCCGCGCGGCATGTCGAGCTGCTCATCGCGATCGCCGGCGAGGCGGCGCTGCTTGCCGCCGCCTACCGGCCCTCGATCGTGGACTGAGCGTAGCTCAGGTGAAGGCGTCCGCCATGCTCGCCTTCTTCTCGGCCACGTAGGCGCGCAGCGCCTCTTCGATCGCTGGGTCTATCGGCGGCTTCTGGTAGTCGTTCAGCAGCTTCTCGACCCGCAACGAGGCGAGCTGAACGGAATCGCGAGCGCCCTCCTCTTCCCACTGCTCATAGGGTTTGTAGTCGAGCACTTCGGTTCGCCAGAACGCCGTCTTGAAGTTCGCCTGCGTGTGCGCGCACCCAAGGTAGTGACCGCCCGGCCCGACCTCGTAGAGCGCGTCCATCGCCTGCCCCGTCTCGGACATGTCGACGCCCTTGGCGAGCTGGTGCAGCGCCCCGAGCTGGTCGGCGTCGAGCACGAACTTCTCGAAGCTGGCGACGAGCCCGCCTTCCAGCCAGCCGCAGGCGTGCAGCATGAAGTTCACGCCGGACAGCAGCCCCATGTTCAACGAGTTCGACGTCTCATAGGCGGCTTGCGCGTCCGGCAGCTTGGAGCCGCAGAACGACCCGGCGGAGCGGTAAGGCAAGCCGAGCCGGCGGGCCAACTGCCCCGCGCCATAGGTGATCTGCGCCGCTTCGGGCGTGCCGAAGGTCGGCGCACCGGAGTTCATGTCGATCGAGGTCACAAAGGCGCCGAAGATCACCGGCGCGCCCGGACGGATGAGCTGGGAATAGGCGACGCCGGCCAGAACCTCGGCCAGAACCTGCGTCAGCGTCCCCGCAACCGACACCGGCGCCATCGCGCCGCCGACGATGAAGGGAGAGATGATCGCCGCCTGGTTGTTGGCGGCATAGACCTCGAGCGCGCCCATCATGGTCGAGTCGAAGGTCAGCGGAGAGTTGATGTTGATGAGCGAGGTCATCACCGTGTTTTCGGCGACGAACTCCTTGCCGAACAGGATACCGGCCATGTCGACGCTGTCCTGCGCGCGTGACGGTTCGGTCACCGATCCCATGAACGGCTTGTCCGACAGCGTCATGTGCGCCAGCAGCATGTCGAGGTGGCGCTTGTTCACGGCAATGTCCGTCGGTTCGCACACCGTGCCGCCAGAGTGGTGCAGCCACTTCGACATGTAGGCGAGTTTCACGAACTTCTCGAAGTCGTCCATCGTGGCATAGCGCCGTCCGCCGAGCGCGTCGCGCACGAAGGGCGGTCCGTAGACCGGCGCGAGGACGAGGTTGCGGCCGCCGATCGTCACCGACTTGTTCGGATCGCGGGCGTGCTGGACGAACTGCGACGGCGCGGTCTTGCAGAGCTCGCGGGCAAGGCCGCGCGGAATGCAGACGCGCTCGCCCTCCACATCGGCGCCGGCAGCGCGCCAGCGGTCGAGGGCGGCGGGATTCTCGACGAAGTTGACGCCAATCTCCTCGAGCACCGTCTCGGCGTTCGCCTCGATGATCTGGAGCGCTTCCTCGTTCAGGATCTCGAGGTCGGGAATGTTCCGCTCGATATACTTGGCGGCCTCGATACGGACCGCCGTGCGCTCCGCCCTGCGGGCCGCTCCTCCGCCGCCGCGTCCCCTGCGTGCCGTCCGTGCCTCCGACATGGCCGCTCCTTTCGTGATCC harbors:
- a CDS encoding DUF6477 family protein, which translates into the protein MQDLLSMARSLRRPALLVRAAACGQDDYDRDTHLPRILGCATAPKSGEALVKLLDAEDEVNARRLTGDAGWSAARHVELLIAIAGEAALLAAAYRPSIVD
- a CDS encoding trimethylamine methyltransferase family protein, with translation MSEARTARRGRGGGGAARRAERTAVRIEAAKYIERNIPDLEILNEEALQIIEANAETVLEEIGVNFVENPAALDRWRAAGADVEGERVCIPRGLARELCKTAPSQFVQHARDPNKSVTIGGRNLVLAPVYGPPFVRDALGGRRYATMDDFEKFVKLAYMSKWLHHSGGTVCEPTDIAVNKRHLDMLLAHMTLSDKPFMGSVTEPSRAQDSVDMAGILFGKEFVAENTVMTSLININSPLTFDSTMMGALEVYAANNQAAIISPFIVGGAMAPVSVAGTLTQVLAEVLAGVAYSQLIRPGAPVIFGAFVTSIDMNSGAPTFGTPEAAQITYGAGQLARRLGLPYRSAGSFCGSKLPDAQAAYETSNSLNMGLLSGVNFMLHACGWLEGGLVASFEKFVLDADQLGALHQLAKGVDMSETGQAMDALYEVGPGGHYLGCAHTQANFKTAFWRTEVLDYKPYEQWEEEGARDSVQLASLRVEKLLNDYQKPPIDPAIEEALRAYVAEKKASMADAFT
- a CDS encoding DUF6456 domain-containing protein translates to MIGPVADKISHSSDLPDWVPDPVRHYLAHTEAGTPIRALARQQDVHASTVLRQVRKLENRRDDPLVDSALKRLSAVVGLPVDKLDPDLPDLDTVETEAARVLRRLAEQGAVLAVAREMDRAVVVRDLADGDTDRLAVVDAPIAQVLALNEWIESGAPAARIARYRITASGRTALREMIAARENRARDRSEVVSSGPFRSARRQHRDATPISLPESPLVGLSRRRDRDGGPFLDRDLVRAGERLREDYELSRMAASNDTTADTPATAARARVEAAFEDLGPGLSDVALRCCCYLEGMEEAERRMGWSARSGKIVLRIALQRLRRHYDAQGSLAPKIG